In Camelina sativa cultivar DH55 chromosome 16, Cs, whole genome shotgun sequence, a single window of DNA contains:
- the LOC104750856 gene encoding paired amphipathic helix protein Sin3-like 4 (The sequence of the model RefSeq protein was modified relative to this genomic sequence to represent the inferred CDS: added 49 bases not found in genome assembly), translating into MVGGSSAQKLTTNDALAYLKAVKDKFQDKREKYDEFLEVMKDFKAQRVDTTGVIVRVKELFKGNRELILGFNTFLPKGFEITLLPEDDQPTPKKPVEFEEAISFVNKIKTRFQGDDRVYKSFLDILNMYRKENKSITEVYHEVAILFRDHHDLFGEFTHFLPDTSATASTNDSLKIPLRDRGIKSFPTMRQIDLDKKDRIVTSHPDRALKTEHMDVDHERPLLKESKEEVRRIDKKNDYMDERDRKDFRGIEHDSQKDHFLNKKKLTLRDDDSAEVSNHAIPSSSTYDEKGHSQELAFVDRVKAKLDTADNQEFLRCLNLYSKEIISQPELQSLVRNLIGVYPDLMDAFRVFLAQCDKNDGLLSGIVSKKSLWSEGKCPQPTKSQDIETDREREKIQRYRERDREKERLEKAAASQKWAKPISELDLSNCEQCTPSYRLLPKNYPIPIASQKMEIGSQVLNDHWVSVTSGSEDYSFKHMRKNQYEESLFKCEDDRFELDMLLESVVSATNRVEELLAKMNSNELKTDTPICIEDHLTALNLRCIERLYGDHGLDVLDLLRKNAYLALPVILTRLKQKQEEWSRCRTEFNKVWADIYTKNYHRSLDHRSFYFKQQDSKNLSTKALLAEIKEISEKNRTEDDALLALAAGNRRTISSNMSFDYQDPDLHEDLYQLIKYSCGEMCSTEQLDKVMKVWTEFLEPLFGVPSRPQGAEDRQDAVKSTNQNSKSGSASEGSPQNGTSVANSMRLNGPQKVNDTNQVRQASDLDKDVTSSKTSDACDNTQNDKMPKNLTKPDERPETKQAVSIERAHNSNAPPVDGLLPQRNGKTSIVSITGLSGSNPKPSALTSGMEMELKPNHVNGPRLEIGENGVILNGTLAEISNNQRSNEGFAGQTKVEREEGELSPTGEFEEDNFAVHAENELETLSKIKENDDANADDEGDASAPRSSDGSGNTSQNGDVSGTDSGDGEDCYREDDMDHNNKAESEGEAEEGMSDAHDGAEGDKPVLSMSIRNMLHVKPLAKYVPPALRDKDKDDSRKNSKVFYGNDSFYVLFRLHQILYDRVLSAKINSSSPEKKWKTSNSTNPADSYARFMNALYNLLDGTSDNSKFEDDCRAIIGTQSYILFTLDKLIYKLIKHLQVVAADEMDNRLQQLYAYEKSRKPEKFLDAVYYENTRVLLPDEDIYRIECDLSTPTKLSIQLLDYGHDKLDVTSISMDPTFATYLHNVFLSDQPNAKESPRIYLKRNKRKNGGNSELCTTDEVKTINGLECKITCSSSKVSYVLDTEDVFHRAKRRKILNQSGLPLGEDSVCSDLIKQRRKQRYQNLLPSQ; encoded by the exons ATGGTTGGAGGAAGTAGTGCACAGAAGCTAACTACGAATGATGCACTTGCATATCTCAAAGCTGTCAAGGATAAGTTTCAAGATAAACGTGAGAAGTACGATGAGTTTCTTGAGGTTATGAAAGATTTTAAAGCTCAGAG AACAGGGAATTGATTTTGGGGTTTAATACTTTCTTGCCAAAAGGTTTCGAGATAACTCTCTTACCTGAGGATGACCAACCTACGCCTAAGAAGCCTGTTGAGTTTGAGGAAGCTATTAGTTTTGTCAACAAGATTAAG ACAAGGTTTCAAGGCGATGATCGTGTATACAAATCATTTTTAGACATTTTGAACATGTATAGAAAGGAAAACAAGTCCATTACTGAGGTCTACCATGag GTGGCTATCCTTTTCCGGGACCATCACGATTTGTTTGGGGAGTTCACTCACTTTCTCCCTGATACTTCAGCAACTGCCTCTACTAATGATTCTTTAAAAATCCCATTACGTGATAGAGGCATTAAGTCTTTTCCCACCATGCGTCAAATAGATCTTGATAAG AAGGACCGGATCGTTACTTCGCATCCTGACCGTGCCCTGAAAACCGAACATATGGACGTAGACCATGAAAGGCCTTTGTTGaaagaaagtaaagaagaagtGAGACGCATTGACAAAAAGAATGATTACATGGATGAAAGAGACAGGAAAGATTTCAGAGGTATTGAACACGATAGCCAGAAAGATCATTTCCTAAACAAAAAGAAGCTGACACTTAGGGATGATGATTCTGCTGAAGTGTCCAATCATGCCATTCCCAGTTCATCTACTTATGATGAAAAAG GTCATAGCCAAGAACTTGCTTTTGTTGATAGAGTGAAGGCAAAGCTTGATACCGCTGACAACCAGGAGTTCTTGCGATGTCTTAATCTCTATTCAAAGGAGATCATCAGCCAACCAGAACTGCAGTCTTTG GTGAGAAATTTAATTGGAGTATATCCAGACCTTATGGATGCCTTCAGAGTCTTTTTGGCACAGTGTGACAAGAATG ATGGATTACTTTCTGGTATTGTGTCTAAGA AATCGTTGTGGAGTGAAGGCAAATGTCCTCAACCTACCAAGTCACAGGACATAGAAACAGACCGAGAACGTGAGAAGATTCAAAGGTATAGAGAAAGAGACCGCGAAAAGGAGAGGCTTGAAAAGGCAGCAGCGAGTCAAAAATGGGCTAAACCTATCAGTGAACTAGATCTCTCAAACTGTGAACAATGCACACCTAGTTATCGTTTACTTCCAAAGAAT TACCCAATTCCTATAGCAAGCCAAAAAATGGAGATTGGTAGCCAAGTGCTTAATGATCATTGGGTCTCTGTCACTTCAGGAAGTGAAGACTATTCATTTAAACACATGCGCAAGAACCAATACGAAGAGAGCCTATTTAAATGTGAAGATGACAG GTTTGAGCTTGACATGTTATTAGAGTCTGTGGTGTCGGCTACGAATCGAGTGGAAGAGTTATTAGCAAAGATGAATAGTAATGAATTGAAAACCGACACTCCCATCTGTATCGAGGATCACCTCACAG CTCTAAACCTAAGATGCATAGAACGGTTATACGGTGACCACGGCCTTGATGTGTTGGATTTGTTAAGGAAGAATGCATATCTTGCTTTACCCGTAATACTGACACGTCTGAAACAGAAGCAAGAAGAATGGTCAAGGTGTCGTACTGAGTTTAACAAAGTCTGGGCTGACATATATACAAAGAACTACCACAGATCACTTGATCATCGCAGTTTTTATTTCAAACAGCAGGATTCAAAGAATCTGagcacaaaag CGTTGCTGGCAGAGATAAAAGAGATCTCTGAAAAGAATCGAACTGAAGATGATGCACTTCTTGCTCTTGCGGCTGGAAATAGACGAACAATTTCTTCCAATATGAGTTTTGATTATCAAGATCCTGATCTTCACGAAGATCTGTATCAGCTGATCAAGTACTCATGTGGAGAAATGTGTTCAACAGAACAGTTAGATAAAGTAATGAAGGTATGGACAGAGTTTTTGGAACCATTATTTGGTGTTCCTTCTCGCCCTCAAGGTGCTGAAGACCGACAAGATGCTGTCAAGTCTACGAACCAGAATTCAAAAAGTGGTAGTGCAAGCGAGGGCAGTCCTCAAAATGGAACTAGTGTTGCCAACTCTATGCGGTTAAATGGCCCTCAAAAAGTCAATGATACTAATCAAGTGCGGCAAGCTagtgatttggataaagatgtTACTTCTTCTAAGACCTCAGATGCATGTGACAATACTCAAAATGATAAAATGCCGAAGAATCTAACTAAACCTGACGAAAGACCCGAAACCAAACAAGCTGTTTCTATTGAACGTGCGCATAACTCAAATGCACCGCCTGTGGATGGGTTGCTACCTCAAAGGAATGGAAAAACCAGCATTGTATCCATTACAG GGCTTAGCGGTAGTAATCCAAAGCCTAGTGCTTTAACCAGTGGAATGGAGATGGAGTTGAAGCCGAATCATGTGAATGGCCCACGGTTAGAG ATTGGTGAAAACGGAGTAATTCTAAATGGGACATTGGCAGaaatatcaaataatcaaagatCTAACGAAGGGTTCGCTGGACAAACCAAAGTCGAAAGAGAGGAGGGTGAACTTTCCCCAACTGGAGAGTTTGAGGAAGATAACTTTGCAGTTCATGCAGAGAATGAGTTGGAGACTCTCAGCAAAATTAAGGAGAATGATGATGCTAATGCAGATGATGAAGGTGATGCAAGTGCCCCAAGATCATCAGATGGCAGTGGAAACACATCTCAGAACGGTGATGTTTCTGGAACTGACTCAGGTGATGGTGAAGATTGTTATCGTGAAGATGATATGGATCATAATAATAAAGCAGAAAGTGAAGGAGAAGCTGAAGAAGGTATGTCTGATGCCCATGATGGTGCTGAAGGAGATAAGCCTGTGCTGTCCATGTCAATAAGAAACATGCTGCATGTGAAACCTCTTGCAAAGTATGTCCCTCCAGCTTTGCGCGATAAGGACAAAGATGATTCTCGAAAGAACTCCAAAGTCTTTTATGGGAATGATTCTTTCTATGTTCTTTTCAGGCTTCATCAG ATTTTGTATGACAGAGTGTTATCAGCAAAGATCAACTCATCATCTCCAGAAAAAAAGTGGAAGACATCAAATTCAACAAACCCTGCTGATTCGTACGCCAG ATTCATGAATGCTCTCTACAATTTACTCGATGGTACATCTGATAATTCCAAGTTTGAAGATGATTGCCGAGCAATAATTGGGACTCAGTCATATATTCTTTTCACATTGGACAAACTGATCTATAAGCTCATCAAGCAT CTCCAGGTAGTAGCCGCTGATGAGATGGACAACAGATTACAACAGTTATATGCTTATGAAAAATCCAGAAAGCCTGAAAAGTTTCTTGATGCTGTTTATTATGAAAATACTCGTGTTCTTCTTCCAGATGAGGATATTTACCGCATTGAATGT GACCTATCAACACCAACCAAACTCTCTATTCAGCTTCTGGACTACGGACATGATAAGCTCGATGTGACATCCATATCCATGGACCCGACTTTTGCAACTTACCTCCACAATGTGTTCCTTTCCGATCAACCTAATGCGAAAGAGAGTCCTCGAATCTATTTAAAACG GAATAAGCGTAAAAATGGTGGTAACAGTGAACTATGCACCACGGATGAAGTTAAAACTATTAACGGTTTGGAATGTAAGATAACCTGTAGTTCTTCAAAG GTATCCTATGTACTAGATACCGAGGATGTGTTCCATCGTGCTAAGAGGAGGAAAATTTTGAACCAAAGCGGTTTACCACTTGGAGAGGACTCTGTTTGCAGTGATTTGATTAagcaaaggagaaaacaaagataCCAAAATCTTCTCCCCAGCCAATGA